The following coding sequences are from one Geothrix sp. window:
- a CDS encoding alpha/beta fold hydrolase yields the protein MHGIRRLRALILALAGLWVSAQAPAPESQPRTAVYGPELEGFDYPFPVRRFEFTSQGVKLRMAFMEVAPEKPNGQTVVLLHGKNFTAATWERSIRVLAQAGYRVVAPDQIGFGKSTKPAHYQYSFQQLASNTRALLASLGIERAILVGHSTGGMLAVRHALMYPQQVDQLVLVNPIGLEDWKAEGVPSLTVDQWYQRELGVTAQRIRAYEQATYYAGQWRPEFEAPVQMLAGLFQGPGRELVAWNSALLYDMICTQPVVYEFERLKVPTLLLIGQRDTTAIGKDLAPPEVAARLGHYPELGRRAAQRIPGAKLVEFPSLGHAPQIQDPEAFHAVLLKGLVH from the coding sequence ATGCACGGTATCCGACGGCTTCGCGCCCTCATCCTGGCGTTGGCTGGTCTGTGGGTCTCGGCCCAGGCACCGGCACCGGAGTCCCAACCCAGGACCGCCGTCTACGGCCCGGAGCTGGAGGGCTTCGACTACCCCTTCCCGGTGCGGCGCTTCGAGTTCACCTCCCAGGGGGTGAAGCTCCGCATGGCCTTCATGGAGGTGGCGCCCGAGAAACCGAATGGCCAGACCGTGGTGCTGCTCCACGGGAAGAACTTCACGGCCGCCACCTGGGAGCGCAGCATCCGCGTCCTCGCGCAGGCCGGGTACCGGGTGGTGGCCCCGGATCAGATCGGGTTCGGCAAGTCCACCAAGCCGGCCCACTACCAGTACAGCTTCCAGCAGCTGGCCTCGAACACCCGGGCCCTGCTGGCCTCCCTCGGCATCGAGCGCGCCATCCTGGTGGGGCACTCCACGGGCGGGATGCTGGCCGTGCGTCATGCCCTGATGTATCCGCAGCAGGTGGACCAGCTCGTCCTGGTGAACCCCATCGGGCTGGAGGACTGGAAGGCCGAGGGCGTGCCGTCCCTCACGGTGGACCAGTGGTACCAGCGCGAGCTGGGCGTCACGGCCCAGCGGATCCGCGCCTACGAGCAGGCCACCTACTACGCCGGCCAGTGGCGGCCCGAGTTCGAGGCGCCGGTGCAGATGCTGGCCGGCCTGTTCCAGGGGCCGGGCAGGGAGCTCGTGGCCTGGAACTCGGCCCTCCTCTACGACATGATCTGCACCCAGCCCGTGGTCTACGAGTTCGAGCGCCTGAAGGTGCCGACCCTGCTGCTCATCGGCCAGCGCGACACCACGGCCATCGGCAAGGACCTGGCGCCGCCCGAGGTGGCGGCGCGGCTCGGCCACTACCCGGAGCTGGGCCGGCGGGCCGCCCAGCGCATTCCCGGGGCCAAGCTGGTGGAGTTCCCCAGCCTCGGCCACGCGCCGCAGATCCAGGATCCCGAGGCCTTCCACGCGGTGCTCCTGAAGGGGCTGGTGCACTAG
- a CDS encoding TMEM175 family protein, giving the protein MGKNRLEAFSDGVLAIILTIMVLELKVPHGDSFAALGALLPTFVSYALSFIYIAIYWNNHHHLLHAVKKVNGPILWANTHLLFWLSLVPFATAWMGENHFAARPVALYGGVLLMAGLAYYLLSQCLIHYHREGSLLGTAVGSDFKGKVSIAIYAAAILLSFANRWLGFGLYWVVALIWLVPDRRIERVISE; this is encoded by the coding sequence ATGGGCAAGAATCGGCTCGAGGCCTTCAGCGACGGCGTGCTGGCCATCATCCTCACCATCATGGTGCTGGAGCTGAAGGTGCCCCACGGCGACTCGTTCGCGGCTCTGGGCGCGCTGCTGCCCACCTTCGTGAGCTACGCGCTGAGCTTCATCTACATCGCCATCTACTGGAACAACCACCACCACCTGCTCCACGCCGTGAAGAAGGTGAACGGGCCCATCCTCTGGGCCAACACCCACCTGCTGTTCTGGTTGTCGCTCGTTCCCTTCGCCACGGCCTGGATGGGTGAGAACCACTTCGCGGCCCGGCCCGTGGCGCTCTACGGCGGTGTGCTGCTCATGGCAGGGCTGGCCTACTACCTGCTGAGCCAGTGCCTCATCCACTACCACAGGGAGGGCTCGCTCCTGGGCACCGCCGTGGGCAGCGACTTCAAGGGCAAGGTCTCCATCGCCATCTACGCCGCGGCCATCCTGCTGTCCTTCGCCAATCGCTGGCTGGGCTTCGGCCTCTACTGGGTGGTGGCCCTGATCTGGCTGGTGCCGGATCGGCGCATCGAGCGCGTCATTTCTGAATAA
- the purT gene encoding formate-dependent phosphoribosylglycinamide formyltransferase, whose amino-acid sequence MTTLGTPLSPSATRVLLLGSGELGKEVAIELQRLGCEVIACDRYANAPAMQVAHRSHVFSMLDAAELRRIVDLEKPHLIVPEIEAIATQELLKLEAEGHTVIPSARAANLTMNREGIRRFAAEELGLPTSPYRFVSTEAELREAVEALGLPCVVKPIMSSSGKGQSVIKAEDQIDQAWAYAQEGGRTGAGRCIVEGFIPFDYEITALTVSAVNGIQCCPPIGHIQIDGDYRESWQPMPMSEATWDKAQTIARKVVKGLGGYGIFGVELFIRGEEVIFSEVSPRPHDTGLVTLGSQNMSEFALHARAILGLPVPSIRLSSPAASVPLLGHGEGVPSFHGLEKALEIPDSQLRLFGKPECRGHRRLAVAIAAAATLEEARSNAKAMAAAVTIELQ is encoded by the coding sequence ATGACCACCCTCGGCACGCCCCTGTCCCCCTCCGCCACGCGCGTCCTGCTCCTCGGCTCCGGCGAGCTCGGCAAGGAAGTCGCCATCGAGCTCCAGCGGCTGGGCTGCGAAGTGATCGCCTGCGACCGCTACGCCAACGCCCCCGCCATGCAGGTAGCCCACCGGAGCCATGTGTTCTCCATGCTGGACGCCGCTGAGCTTCGCCGGATCGTGGATTTGGAGAAACCGCACCTCATCGTGCCGGAGATCGAGGCCATCGCCACCCAGGAGCTGCTGAAGCTGGAGGCCGAGGGACACACCGTGATCCCCTCGGCTCGCGCCGCGAACCTCACCATGAACCGCGAGGGCATCCGGCGGTTCGCCGCGGAAGAACTGGGCTTGCCCACATCTCCCTACCGGTTCGTCTCCACGGAGGCCGAGCTGCGCGAGGCGGTGGAGGCCCTGGGCCTGCCCTGCGTGGTGAAGCCCATCATGTCCAGCTCCGGCAAAGGGCAGAGTGTCATCAAGGCCGAGGACCAGATCGACCAGGCCTGGGCCTACGCTCAGGAGGGCGGCCGCACCGGAGCCGGACGCTGCATCGTGGAGGGATTCATTCCCTTCGACTACGAAATCACGGCCCTGACGGTATCCGCCGTGAACGGCATCCAGTGCTGCCCTCCCATCGGGCACATCCAGATCGACGGCGATTACCGCGAGAGCTGGCAGCCCATGCCCATGAGCGAAGCCACCTGGGACAAGGCCCAGACCATCGCCCGGAAGGTCGTGAAGGGCCTCGGCGGCTACGGCATCTTCGGGGTGGAGCTCTTCATCCGCGGGGAGGAGGTCATCTTCAGCGAGGTGAGCCCCCGCCCCCACGACACGGGCCTGGTGACCTTGGGCAGCCAGAACATGAGCGAATTCGCCCTGCACGCCCGCGCCATCCTGGGCCTGCCGGTTCCCTCCATCCGGTTGTCGTCTCCCGCCGCCAGCGTGCCCTTGCTGGGGCACGGCGAAGGTGTCCCGAGTTTCCATGGCCTGGAAAAGGCCCTGGAGATTCCGGACAGTCAGCTGCGGCTGTTCGGCAAGCCCGAATGCAGGGGCCACCGCCGCCTGGCAGTGGCCATCGCCGCCGCCGCAACCCTGGAAGAAGCCCGCTCCAACGCCAAGGCCATGGCGGCGGCCGTTACCATTGAGCTGCAGTAG
- a CDS encoding Lrp/AsnC family transcriptional regulator codes for MPNMELDRIDCELIEHLQNDARLSNKELASAVGLAPSSCLARVQRLRSEGVLKGAHAEVDPDALGVGLQALIAVQLRQHSRAQVKAFWKHVLGLPEVLTVFHVAGTHDFQVHVAVRDAHHLRDLALDAFTTRPEVAHIQTSLIFECAKGKVMPNYRAAGR; via the coding sequence ATGCCAAATATGGAACTTGACCGAATTGACTGCGAATTGATCGAGCATTTGCAGAATGATGCTCGGCTCTCCAACAAGGAACTCGCCTCGGCCGTGGGTCTGGCGCCCTCCTCCTGCCTGGCCCGGGTGCAGCGCCTGCGCAGCGAGGGGGTGCTGAAGGGGGCCCACGCCGAAGTGGATCCGGACGCTCTCGGCGTGGGCCTCCAGGCCCTCATCGCCGTGCAGCTCCGCCAGCACAGCCGGGCCCAGGTGAAGGCCTTCTGGAAGCACGTGCTCGGCTTGCCGGAAGTCCTCACCGTCTTCCATGTGGCGGGCACCCACGACTTCCAGGTCCACGTGGCCGTGCGCGACGCCCACCACCTGCGCGACCTGGCCCTGGACGCCTTCACCACCCGCCCCGAAGTGGCCCACATCCAGACCAGCCTCATCTTCGAGTGCGCCAAGGGCAAGGTGATGCCGAATTACCGGGCCGCTGGCCGCTGA
- a CDS encoding trans-sulfuration enzyme family protein has translation MAHPARPQSLETQAVHAGREVLHEQGIHAMPIDLSSTYPVQDLDEGGRSLEAMAMGGLPIGSPVYARLYNPTVARYEQALAQLEGAEECVAFGSGMAAVTASLMAAKQRGNHIVAVRPLYGGTDHLLASGMLGLEVTWAEADGIAAAIRPDTAMVIVETPANPTLALLDLEDVVRQAGKVPVLVDNTFATPVLQNPIQQGATLVLHSATKFLGGHGDVLAGLVATNNDWATELRKVRVITGNVLHPLAAYLLHRSLPTLPLRVRSQQAGAQILAERLAKHPAVSAVHFPGLTGQDPKGLLGRQMKGPGSLMAFELVGGFEAASVVMSEVKLMTPAVSLGSVDTLIQHPAALTHRVVNADAREHAGVSQSLMRMSVGLESPEDLWADLEQALVKAMARTAAHV, from the coding sequence ATGGCCCACCCCGCCCGTCCCCAGTCGCTGGAAACCCAGGCCGTCCACGCGGGCCGTGAGGTGCTGCACGAGCAGGGCATCCACGCCATGCCCATCGACCTCAGCAGCACCTATCCCGTGCAGGATCTGGATGAGGGCGGCCGCAGCCTCGAAGCCATGGCCATGGGTGGCCTGCCCATCGGCAGCCCGGTCTACGCCCGCCTCTACAACCCCACCGTGGCCCGTTACGAGCAGGCCCTGGCCCAGCTGGAAGGCGCGGAGGAGTGCGTGGCCTTCGGTTCTGGCATGGCCGCGGTGACCGCCAGCCTCATGGCCGCCAAGCAGCGCGGCAACCACATCGTGGCCGTGCGTCCCCTTTACGGTGGCACGGACCACCTGCTGGCCTCGGGCATGCTGGGCCTGGAGGTGACCTGGGCCGAGGCCGATGGCATCGCGGCGGCGATTCGTCCCGACACGGCCATGGTGATCGTGGAAACCCCTGCGAATCCGACCCTGGCCTTGCTGGACCTCGAGGACGTGGTGCGCCAGGCGGGCAAGGTGCCCGTGCTGGTGGACAACACCTTCGCCACGCCCGTGCTGCAGAACCCCATCCAGCAGGGCGCCACCCTGGTCCTCCACAGCGCCACGAAGTTCCTGGGCGGCCATGGCGACGTGCTGGCGGGCCTGGTGGCCACCAACAACGACTGGGCCACGGAGCTGCGCAAGGTCCGCGTCATCACCGGCAACGTCCTGCACCCGCTGGCGGCCTACCTGCTGCACCGCAGCCTGCCCACGCTACCCCTGCGCGTGCGCAGCCAGCAGGCGGGCGCCCAGATCCTCGCCGAGCGCCTGGCCAAGCATCCGGCCGTATCCGCCGTGCACTTCCCCGGCCTCACGGGCCAGGATCCCAAGGGCCTGCTGGGCCGCCAGATGAAGGGCCCCGGCTCGCTGATGGCCTTCGAGCTGGTGGGCGGCTTCGAGGCCGCCTCGGTGGTGATGTCCGAGGTGAAGCTCATGACGCCGGCCGTGTCGCTGGGCAGCGTGGACACGCTGATCCAGCATCCCGCCGCCCTCACGCACCGCGTGGTGAATGCCGATGCCCGCGAGCACGCCGGCGTGTCCCAGTCCCTCATGCGGATGTCCGTGGGCCTCGAGAGCCCCGAGGACCTCTGGGCCGATCTGGAGCAGGCCCTGGTGAAGGCCATGGCCCGCACCGCTGCGCACGTCTAG
- the recG gene encoding ATP-dependent DNA helicase RecG: MSLAPLPLSSKVTVLRGLGPARAAALQEAGIDTLQDLLWSLPYRYVDRGSLRSLGSLEMRGFEAQEPGLVTVLGTIQDLRQSTTRVQRMALTEVLLADGTGTLRLLWFNQPYLGRSLKVGDRLLVFGTLAGGRHGVEMRGPQFEVMERSGDVGWVQRHLPLYRKLGPLPGRVRQKLVAEALGRVHLGEDWLPLELSKDLPDTLTALRLLHDPPDQSEARDLEEGTTPAHRRLASEELFAFSLGVALRRAGRLQRPGQKVPTSPELRERLRSFLPFHLTGAQRRSFKEIVGDLTSGRVMNRLLQGDVGSGKTLVALLAMAMVAETGGQGALLVPTEVLARQHAASFRRYLGDEAGALQLLLGGMKAAEKRAALARIASGEARYVIGTHALFQESVAFHRLQLVVVDEQHRFGVKQREALKEKGGDPHWLVMSATPIPRSLALAVFGDLDQSVLDELPPGRQPITSKLYSTGTAGRAWEQVRRELAEGRQAFVVSPSIDPSDEGKVQLRDIQAMEALLRGVFPDEAIEVVHGRLKADDMAARMGRFVAGGAKILLATTVIEVGVDVPNATVMVVDHAERFGLSQLHQLRGRVGRGEYRSHFLMISDSESERLQTLVETQDGFRIAQRDLELRGPGEFFGVRQAGLPQFQVADLVRDRDLLLRCREAAGRALAIGLSEAQAGWLKREQVRLKLADVS; the protein is encoded by the coding sequence ATGTCGCTCGCTCCGCTCCCCCTCTCATCCAAGGTCACGGTCCTCCGGGGCCTGGGACCGGCGCGGGCCGCGGCGCTGCAGGAGGCGGGCATCGACACGCTCCAGGACCTGCTCTGGAGCCTGCCCTACCGCTACGTGGACCGGGGCAGCCTGCGCTCCCTGGGCAGTCTGGAGATGCGGGGCTTCGAGGCCCAGGAACCGGGTCTGGTTACGGTGCTGGGAACCATCCAGGACCTGCGCCAGAGCACGACGCGGGTGCAGCGCATGGCCCTCACGGAGGTGCTGCTGGCGGACGGCACCGGCACCCTGCGCCTGCTCTGGTTCAACCAGCCCTACCTGGGTCGCAGCTTGAAGGTGGGCGACCGGCTGCTGGTGTTCGGAACCCTCGCGGGGGGGCGGCACGGGGTCGAGATGCGCGGCCCGCAGTTCGAGGTGATGGAGCGCAGTGGGGACGTCGGCTGGGTGCAGCGCCACCTCCCCCTCTACCGGAAGCTGGGGCCCCTCCCGGGCCGGGTGCGCCAGAAGCTCGTGGCCGAGGCCCTGGGCCGGGTCCACCTCGGCGAGGACTGGCTGCCCCTGGAGCTCTCCAAGGATCTGCCGGACACCCTCACGGCCCTGCGCCTGTTGCACGATCCTCCGGACCAGAGCGAGGCGCGGGACCTGGAGGAGGGGACGACGCCGGCCCACCGGCGCCTGGCCTCGGAGGAACTCTTCGCCTTCTCCCTGGGGGTGGCGCTCCGGCGAGCGGGGCGCCTGCAGAGGCCGGGACAGAAGGTCCCCACCTCTCCGGAACTGCGGGAGCGCCTCCGCTCCTTCCTGCCCTTCCACCTCACCGGCGCCCAGCGGCGCTCCTTCAAGGAGATCGTGGGGGATCTCACCTCGGGCCGGGTGATGAACCGCCTCCTGCAGGGCGACGTGGGCAGCGGCAAGACCCTGGTGGCCCTGCTCGCCATGGCCATGGTGGCCGAGACGGGCGGGCAGGGCGCGCTCCTGGTGCCCACGGAAGTCCTGGCGCGCCAGCATGCCGCCAGCTTCCGCCGCTACCTGGGTGACGAGGCGGGCGCCCTCCAGCTGCTGCTGGGCGGCATGAAGGCCGCGGAGAAGCGCGCCGCCCTGGCCCGCATCGCCAGCGGCGAGGCGCGCTACGTGATCGGAACCCACGCCCTGTTCCAGGAGTCGGTGGCCTTCCACCGGCTCCAGCTGGTGGTGGTGGATGAGCAGCACCGCTTCGGGGTGAAGCAGCGCGAGGCCCTGAAGGAGAAGGGCGGGGATCCCCACTGGCTGGTCATGAGTGCCACGCCCATCCCCCGTTCGCTGGCCCTGGCGGTCTTCGGCGACCTGGACCAGAGCGTGCTGGACGAGCTGCCGCCAGGCCGCCAGCCCATCACCTCCAAGCTGTATTCCACCGGAACGGCGGGCCGGGCCTGGGAGCAGGTGCGCCGGGAACTGGCCGAGGGCCGCCAGGCCTTCGTGGTGAGCCCGAGCATCGACCCTTCGGACGAAGGCAAGGTGCAGCTCCGCGACATTCAGGCCATGGAGGCCCTGCTGCGGGGCGTCTTCCCGGACGAGGCCATCGAGGTGGTCCATGGCCGCCTGAAGGCTGATGACATGGCCGCGCGCATGGGCCGCTTCGTGGCCGGCGGGGCGAAGATCCTCCTCGCCACCACGGTGATCGAGGTGGGCGTGGACGTGCCCAATGCCACGGTGATGGTGGTGGACCACGCCGAGCGCTTCGGCCTGAGCCAGCTGCACCAGCTGCGCGGCCGCGTGGGTCGTGGCGAATACCGCAGCCACTTCCTCATGATTAGTGATTCGGAGAGCGAGCGTCTGCAGACCCTCGTCGAGACGCAGGACGGTTTCCGCATCGCCCAGCGGGACCTCGAACTGCGCGGGCCCGGCGAGTTCTTCGGCGTCCGGCAGGCGGGGTTGCCGCAGTTCCAGGTGGCGGATCTCGTCCGGGACCGGGATCTCCTGCTGCGCTGCCGCGAGGCCGCGGGCCGAGCCCTGGCCATCGGTCTCAGCGAGGCCCAGGCTGGATGGCTGAAGCGGGAGCAGGTCCGGCTGAAGCTGGCGGACGTGAGCTGA
- a CDS encoding sensor histidine kinase, translating into MLLHLSRTLWLLCLLLALPLAAQVEGNFPVRRYGTDQGLGSEVVTAMVQDHEGRLWVGTEGGLCFFDGSRFSPFAGPLPTGFVQSLSIDRDGSLWVGTDGGLARINHLQSRVFGEADGVPRGPVQDAFRDSEGHLWVLTSAGIRVEQAPGGFVAPTPWPGQEVPTHLFADPSLPGAWVTTSRTIWHWEQDGWVRVDSPRIAPGDTLRDIAVDGNRNLWVRTNSAVWRLPAEGPRAWSSIQMAGGYSHLSKLSRDAEGWVWVDNTEGLWRLKGNRRVQFGHAQDDARGGMVDQEGGFWFRTDKGVLRVLGHTQWNLYSPPDGLPLDTTWQMIRDRRNRLWVGTDKGLWVEQGRRFKRMLPGRILNLCVGKGDTVWATGSPGGTVHLVDTRTLAIRTFRIEALPATRITAGLTIDGEGRPWVANEYGGVVRGNPTSRGWDWEPMPLPGPPIRELRTLTTLSGGEVLVLYDQSAALFRHGAWQVVPDVLPELPYIAAAGPDGRVVLGYKTRPALTLHHLRGEALTRTEVLDFAASQKNLVIYSLGLDTDGRIWVGTGLGLGFVDGRDPRRMRLLGSEDRIIHPECNQGALLVESGRVWIGTPSGLMSYNPGSLSSPQQLRPPVILSVRVASRDLNLLDPDPELPRDRNELEVLFMVPNYQIQDALIYEARLSGVDASWTRPETPYLRYVGLPAGPHVLELRGQTREGVLGPVTRFHFRVRPAWWERWWVRVLGVFGLAGLVLILVKVRQAQLEQRNRELIDEVARQTSALVAASKAKSAFLANMSHELRTPLNAILLYSEILQEDMKDPALGGLRQDAGKIQSAGQHLLGLIDDILDMSKIEAGRLRLELQEIELRPFLHDLDATIRPLVEKKGNRFALEILDVPVSIHSDPTRLRQILVNLLSNSAKFTTGGLVLLKAWSEGDHLMVMVQDDGIGMTQPQQAKVFEEFVQADESTTRKYGGTGLGLTLVKKFTDLLGGSLTLQSEPGKGTTFTLHLPCGGPQSSQASGSHPVEPAPIS; encoded by the coding sequence ATGCTGCTCCACCTCTCACGCACCCTCTGGCTGCTCTGCCTGCTCCTGGCCCTCCCCCTGGCGGCCCAGGTGGAGGGCAACTTCCCTGTCCGCCGTTACGGGACCGACCAGGGCCTGGGCAGCGAGGTGGTGACCGCCATGGTCCAGGACCATGAGGGCCGATTGTGGGTCGGCACCGAGGGCGGCCTCTGCTTCTTCGATGGAAGCCGCTTCTCGCCCTTCGCGGGGCCCTTGCCCACGGGGTTCGTCCAGAGCCTCTCGATCGATCGGGATGGGTCCCTCTGGGTCGGCACGGATGGCGGCCTGGCCCGCATCAACCACCTCCAGTCCCGCGTCTTCGGCGAAGCCGACGGGGTCCCCCGGGGCCCCGTCCAGGACGCCTTCCGGGACTCCGAGGGCCACCTCTGGGTGCTCACTTCCGCGGGCATCCGGGTGGAGCAGGCCCCGGGCGGCTTCGTCGCCCCGACGCCCTGGCCGGGCCAGGAAGTGCCGACCCATCTGTTCGCCGATCCCTCGTTGCCCGGCGCCTGGGTGACCACCTCGCGGACCATCTGGCACTGGGAGCAGGATGGCTGGGTCCGCGTGGATTCACCCCGCATCGCCCCCGGGGATACCCTGCGCGACATCGCCGTGGACGGGAACAGGAACCTCTGGGTGCGCACCAACAGTGCCGTCTGGCGGCTGCCGGCCGAAGGCCCCCGCGCCTGGTCCAGCATCCAGATGGCCGGCGGGTACAGCCACCTGTCCAAGCTCAGCCGGGACGCGGAAGGCTGGGTCTGGGTGGACAACACGGAAGGGCTCTGGCGCCTCAAAGGCAATCGCCGCGTGCAGTTCGGCCACGCCCAGGACGATGCGCGGGGCGGCATGGTGGACCAGGAGGGGGGCTTCTGGTTCCGCACGGACAAGGGGGTCCTGCGTGTGCTGGGCCACACCCAGTGGAACCTCTACAGCCCCCCGGACGGACTCCCGCTCGACACGACCTGGCAGATGATCCGGGATCGCCGGAACCGGCTCTGGGTGGGCACGGACAAGGGCCTGTGGGTCGAACAGGGCCGCCGGTTCAAGCGCATGCTGCCGGGCCGGATCCTGAATCTCTGCGTCGGCAAAGGCGACACCGTATGGGCGACGGGAAGTCCGGGGGGCACCGTCCACCTGGTGGACACGAGGACCCTCGCCATCAGGACCTTCCGCATCGAGGCCCTTCCGGCCACGCGCATCACCGCCGGATTGACCATCGACGGGGAGGGCCGCCCCTGGGTCGCCAACGAGTACGGCGGCGTGGTGCGGGGCAACCCGACCAGCCGGGGATGGGATTGGGAACCCATGCCGTTGCCGGGGCCACCCATCCGGGAACTGCGGACCCTTACCACCCTGTCCGGCGGGGAGGTCCTGGTGCTGTACGACCAGTCCGCGGCCCTCTTCCGCCACGGAGCCTGGCAGGTCGTCCCGGACGTGCTGCCTGAATTGCCCTACATCGCCGCCGCGGGTCCGGACGGCAGGGTCGTTCTCGGCTACAAGACCCGCCCGGCGCTCACCCTGCACCACCTGCGGGGCGAAGCCCTCACCCGCACCGAAGTGCTCGACTTTGCGGCCAGCCAGAAGAACCTGGTCATCTATTCCCTGGGCCTGGACACCGATGGGCGGATCTGGGTCGGCACGGGGCTCGGGTTGGGCTTCGTGGACGGCAGGGATCCGAGGCGGATGCGCCTCCTCGGGTCCGAGGACCGCATCATCCACCCCGAATGCAACCAGGGCGCCCTGCTGGTGGAATCAGGCCGGGTCTGGATCGGCACGCCATCCGGCCTGATGAGCTACAACCCGGGCTCCCTCTCCTCACCGCAGCAGCTGCGGCCACCGGTCATCCTCTCGGTCCGCGTGGCCTCCCGCGACCTGAACCTGCTCGATCCCGACCCGGAGCTGCCCCGGGATCGCAACGAACTCGAAGTGCTGTTCATGGTCCCCAACTACCAGATCCAGGATGCCCTGATCTACGAGGCCAGGCTGTCCGGCGTGGATGCCAGCTGGACCCGCCCGGAGACTCCCTACCTCCGCTATGTCGGGCTGCCTGCCGGTCCCCACGTCCTTGAACTTCGCGGCCAGACCCGGGAAGGCGTCCTTGGTCCCGTGACCCGGTTCCACTTCCGGGTGCGCCCGGCCTGGTGGGAGCGCTGGTGGGTCCGCGTGCTGGGAGTCTTCGGGCTGGCGGGTCTGGTCCTCATCCTCGTGAAAGTCCGCCAGGCCCAGCTGGAGCAGCGCAACCGGGAGCTCATCGACGAGGTGGCCCGGCAGACCTCCGCCCTGGTGGCGGCCTCCAAGGCGAAGAGCGCATTCCTGGCCAACATGAGCCACGAGCTGCGCACGCCCCTCAACGCCATCCTGCTCTATTCGGAGATCCTGCAGGAGGACATGAAGGATCCCGCCCTCGGTGGACTCAGGCAGGACGCCGGCAAGATCCAGAGTGCCGGCCAGCACCTGCTGGGCCTCATCGACGACATCCTGGACATGTCGAAGATCGAAGCGGGCCGCCTGCGCCTGGAGCTCCAGGAGATCGAGCTCCGCCCCTTCCTGCATGACCTGGATGCCACCATCCGGCCCCTGGTCGAGAAGAAGGGCAACCGCTTCGCGCTGGAGATCCTGGACGTTCCCGTGAGCATCCATTCGGATCCCACCCGCCTGCGACAGATCCTCGTCAACCTCCTCAGCAACTCGGCCAAGTTCACGACCGGGGGGCTGGTCCTCCTGAAGGCCTGGTCCGAGGGGGACCACCTCATGGTGATGGTCCAGGACGATGGCATCGGGATGACGCAGCCCCAGCAGGCCAAGGTGTTCGAGGAGTTCGTGCAGGCCGATGAGAGCACCACCCGGAAGTACGGCGGCACCGGCCTGGGGCTCACGCTCGTGAAGAAGTTCACGGATCTGCTGGGCGGGAGCCTCACCCTGCAGTCCGAGCCGGGCAAGGGCACGACCTTCACCCTGCATCTGCCCTGCGGCGGCCCGCAGTCCAGCCAGGCCTCAGGGTCCCATCCGGTGGAACCCGCACCAATTTCATGA
- the coaD gene encoding pantetheine-phosphate adenylyltransferase, with translation MRSAIYPGSFDPVTLGHWDLIQRAAKLVDRLVVAVLHNPAKTPAFTVEERAAMLEELTTSLPNVEITTFHGLLVDFAKAQNAQFIVRGVRAFSDFEYEFQMALMNRKLAPELETVFLMPKEKYSAVSSRLVREIGTMGGNLSELVPEALRERVARRLAK, from the coding sequence GTGCGGTCGGCCATCTATCCAGGCTCTTTCGATCCCGTGACCCTCGGCCACTGGGACCTCATCCAGCGGGCGGCCAAGCTCGTGGACCGTCTGGTGGTGGCCGTGCTGCACAACCCCGCCAAGACGCCCGCCTTCACCGTCGAAGAGCGGGCGGCCATGCTCGAGGAGCTGACGACCTCCCTGCCGAACGTGGAGATCACCACCTTCCACGGCCTGCTCGTGGATTTCGCCAAGGCCCAGAACGCCCAGTTCATCGTCCGCGGCGTGCGGGCCTTCAGCGACTTCGAGTACGAGTTCCAGATGGCTCTCATGAACCGCAAGCTGGCCCCGGAGCTGGAGACCGTCTTCCTCATGCCCAAGGAGAAGTACAGCGCCGTCAGCAGCCGCCTGGTCCGCGAGATCGGCACCATGGGGGGCAACCTCTCCGAGCTGGTGCCTGAGGCCCTCCGGGAGCGCGTGGCCCGCCGGCTGGCCAAGTAG